CGATAGTATGAAGTGAATATTTACCACAAATTTATTTCACTGACCTGAAAAATGAAACAATTTGTTATCTATTGATGTCAACAGGGTTGACAGTCGTGGGCATACAGGGCCAGTGATGGCTCATGGTGAGAAGCCAGGAACCATTTCTAAAATATTGGCTCCCAGCCCTCCACCGAGCCCCGATCCAGGTCTCACCAAACAGAACCCCGAGGAGCAGCAGGGCTCGGTGAAGGAGGCGTCTGAGCAACCACCGCACACCTTCGAGGATGAAAACACTGACCAGCTGACGCCTCCTGCCTCTGCAAAACACGTTTACACGAGCTCTGACCCCAGTCCCGAGGACATGGAGGACACCTGCTCTGAGTACGACAACGTGGGCTCTGATGTTGAGCAGGACTACGACGAGGTGCTGCATTTGAACAGGGAGGGCATGGTGGACATGAGGTATTACAAGCAGTACTGTCCCGAGGATGCCGGCTATATAAAGCATGCAGGAGGTGATAATATTAATGAGAACAGCGGCGCTGCTGACCAGTCGGCTCCCAGGGTTCGTCACAGCACAGAAATATGTGAGGGATCGCAGTCTAACACTAAGCCTCTCAAGACGGGCCATCGCTTCAGGTCACACTGTGCCCCGGTTCCTGCGGATGAAGCAGAGAAGGGAGCTGAGAAGGGCCATGAGAACCGGTTCCTTTATAGTGACGGAGATGAGATAGAGGAGGTGCTGGACGGGGCCAGGTTTGTAGAGGACTTAGAGGAGACAAAGAACACTGTTCAAAGACCAACCAGCCTTTATCCTGGCAATGATAATGAGAAAATTAGAAAGGGAGGCGATGAAAGGGAAAGAGAAGATGTCACTCGAGTTACAAGAAACCCTAATATCCAAGGAGCCAGTAAGAAGTGTGAGTCATCCCACATGGGtacaaaagagagggagagacagggcaAAGggcgagggaggaggggagcagcGGAGGACACTGAGCATATTGTCTCTGGGATCAAACGATGCTCGACCAGCAGCACTGAACAGCGTCCTAAGGCTTCAGCGAGGGACGGCAAAAAGGCCGCTGTTCGGACCAAGGCTAAGTCTGGTTCCAGTAAGCAACATCCTCCTCCGCCACCACGTCATCCCAACCCACAGTCACCTGCAGATGCCCCGAAGCCACAGCCCCGTCAGGAGACTCCCACAGCTCCCAGACCCAGTCCCCCTTCTGCCAACGGCCAGGAGAACAAAGCCAGGGTCATCAAACCCTCGCTGGCTCCTCAGAACACACCAGAACCACAGAGGGAGTCgctggaggagaggcagagacggCCTGAGAAACCCCAGCAGGTAACCCCGGCAAACAGGGCAGGTCTCTGTCAGATCTCATTCTCTGTAGCTTACtctttgtccccccccctccccccttttttttctatgttggattttcatcttttaacatttaaaaaagccgAAGTTAAAGCAGATGTTTGTGTACAACAGGCTGAGAAGCCAAGCACAGCCGAGATGCCTGAGGATGTGGCGGAGCAGCCGAGGAGGCCTCAGTGTCAGGAGCTGGTTCCTGCAGAGACGACCAACACACCCAAGGTGAACGTGTGTTCAACAACAACTGCTTAAAACTGTTTCATCTGACCTGTCAAAGACGTAAATCAACGACTTTGTAAATTCACACTCATAATTTAATCTTTCATTATTCACACATATGTCGTTTTGTATCTACTATtaaccaaaatacacacaaatacattggAAGTCAAACTAACTCATGACTTATACCTTATcttaaagaaaacacaggagGCTACTTCTTTCCCCAGCTTTGAAGATGGTAAATATCTCAGAatattcttctttttcattcaaatatatttatttttctatcgtTTATCAATGCTGCCTGTTACTGTGTCACAACTTGAGGTGTCTGTTTTGCTGCATAGTCCCAGGTCCCTGTGAGCCAGAGGATCTTATTGACGGGATCATCTTCGCTGCGAACTACCTCGGCTGCACTCAGGTGTTGTCTGACAAAAACCCATCCAAGTCTGTTCGCATGTCCCAGGCCCAAGACGCTGTCAGTCGTATCAAGGTATATCGTCAGTATTATGGTTTCTGAATATTTAAATCTGCCACATGTAGAAACAGTGTATAAATGATTCGATTCTGGATCTGTGATCCTGTTAAATCCTGTTAATGCCACTGGAGCCTTAGTTGTCAAAGTAACAGAGATTTGAACCTGATTCTAAGTTTTTGTTGCAGGTTTCTAAATTGTTGTGTTTGTAATAGACTTGTTCAGTATTGGCAGAGCTTTATGTCCCAAAGCACTTTTCAattaatacatgtttttttaaatgtatagatTTATTCGTATTGGCAGGTGAACAATGAAAGGTCAGCTCTGCAGAAGATTAATTTTGTTACCACACGGTGGAGCTGTTGGTCCTTTTTGCCTACAGCTATTCCTTGTGTCAGTGGTTTGTGtagagactgtatataaagaatatatttactgtatattcagacagatataatattttatatctgtctgaataaatatttatatatagtctaTGTGTTTGGAAAACGAGCTCAACTTTTGCAGTGTgagatgaaaatgaagaaaattaAGTATCTGATTATAACactatgttatttatttaaaagagcCAAGACGAAGACGCTCACATGATGACAGAGGTCGACCTGTTCATCTCCACTAAAGCTGTCAAAGTGCTGAACGCTGACACACAGGTCAGTAACTGAGATCTTTGTGTGTTGAATCTTTTCCCTACTGAAGTCCAAGATGTAAATGTGCCAGCTCTTTCCTTCTAGGCTAATTTGCATCTGCAGCCCCTGGCAGGTAGATGATTTGTGACATACAAATAACATGCTGTATATGTATAAACAAATTCACTTCGCAGGAATTATTATAAAATTATGGAAAACATGGACAAAAGTGAAATAGCACATAGAAAGCACAAAAGTTGAAATGATGAGTAAAAAAAGATACAGACACAGACGTAACAAGCAAAagcaaataaatgattaaacataacacaaatacacacaacaattagtaaaatgagataaa
Above is a genomic segment from Pleuronectes platessa chromosome 7, fPlePla1.1, whole genome shotgun sequence containing:
- the apba2a gene encoding amyloid-beta A4 precursor protein-binding family A member 2 isoform X2, with the translated sequence MAHGEKPGTISKILAPSPPPSPDPGLTKQNPEEQQGSVKEASEQPPHTFEDENTDQLTPPASAKHVYTSSDPSPEDMEDTCSEYDNVGSDVEQDYDEVLHLNREGMVDMRYYKQYCPEDAGYIKHAGGDNINENSGAADQSAPRVRHSTEICEGSQSNTKPLKTGHRFRSHCAPVPADEAEKGAEKGHENRFLYSDGDEIEEVLDGARFVEDLEETKNTVQRPTSLYPGNDNEKIRKGGDEREREDVTRVTRNPNIQGASKKCESSHMGTKERERQGKGRGRRGAAEDTEHIVSGIKRCSTSSTEQRPKASARDGKKAAVRTKAKSGSSKQHPPPPPRHPNPQSPADAPKPQPRQETPTAPRPSPPSANGQENKARVIKPSLAPQNTPEPQRESLEERQRRPEKPQQEQAEKPSTAEMPEDVAEQPRRPQCQELVPAETTNTPKEATSFPSFEDVPGPCEPEDLIDGIIFAANYLGCTQVLSDKNPSKSVRMSQAQDAVSRIKSQDEDAHMMTEVDLFISTKAVKVLNADTQETMMDSALRTISYIADIGSIVVLMARRRVSQASPEDLSESPDSNGEGTTQYRMVCHVFESEDAQLIAQSIGQAFSVAYREFLRANGINPTDLSQKQYSDIINSQEMYHDDLVHFSNSDNCKELHMEKQKGESLGVVIVESGWGSILPTVILASMLNSGPAARSGKLSVGDQIMSINDTSLVGLPLATCQGIIKGLKNQVKVKLSIVSCPPVTTVLIKRPDLKFQLGFSVQNGIICSLMRGGIAERGGVRVGHRIIEINGQSVVAMAHEKIVQNLSVSVGEINMKTMPAVMFRLLTGQETPVYI
- the apba2a gene encoding amyloid-beta A4 precursor protein-binding family A member 2 isoform X1, giving the protein MAHGEKPGTISKILAPSPPPSPDPGLTKQNPEEQQGSVKEASEQPPHTFEDENTDQLTPPASAKHVYTSSDPSPEDMEDTCSEYDNVGSDVEQDYDEVLHLNREGMVDMRYYKQYCPEDAGYIKHAGGDNINENSGAADQSAPRVRHSTEICEGSQSNTKPLKTGHRFRSHCAPVPADEAEKGAEKGHENRFLYSDGDEIEEVLDGARFVEDLEETKNTVQRPTSLYPGNDNEKIRKGGDEREREDVTRVTRNPNIQGASKKCESSHMGTKERERQGKGRGRRGAAEDTEHIVSGIKRCSTSSTEQRPKASARDGKKAAVRTKAKSGSSKQHPPPPPRHPNPQSPADAPKPQPRQETPTAPRPSPPSANGQENKARVIKPSLAPQNTPEPQRESLEERQRRPEKPQQAEKPSTAEMPEDVAEQPRRPQCQELVPAETTNTPKKTQEATSFPSFEDVPGPCEPEDLIDGIIFAANYLGCTQVLSDKNPSKSVRMSQAQDAVSRIKSQDEDAHMMTEVDLFISTKAVKVLNADTQETMMDSALRTISYIADIGSIVVLMARRRVSQASPEDLSESPDSNGEGTTQYRMVCHVFESEDAQLIAQSIGQAFSVAYREFLRANGINPTDLSQKQYSDIINSQEMYHDDLVHFSNSDNCKELHMEKQKGESLGVVIVESGWGSILPTVILASMLNSGPAARSGKLSVGDQIMSINDTSLVGLPLATCQGIIKGLKNQVKVKLSIVSCPPVTTVLIKRPDLKFQLGFSVQNGIICSLMRGGIAERGGVRVGHRIIEINGQSVVAMAHEKIVQNLSVSVGEINMKTMPAVMFRLLTGQETPVYI